The following is a genomic window from Treponema pallidum subsp. pallidum str. Nichols.
CTCCCGTTCCTGATTTTGTGCCCGTCGATCGGCTTACAGGAACTAAAAAACTCATCTCGCTCATCTCCTCCTATAAGGCGCCAATAGTCCTGATACTCGACGAAACTACAGGACCACCGCGCTTGCACACGGGGGCACACCGTACAGTGTGCCCACCCTGGCTTCTTCAAGCAGTATACCAACACCTAACATCACACCACGTCCCCATCCGTTATCGGGACTTTGACGCCATATTGCACCGGCTTGGATGGTTGCACGAGGACCCACGCCATGCACTCTACATCAAGGAGCATATTCCTGCGGTAAGGATGGAAAATTCGTTGTACCCTCCAGGTGCACTGCACACGCTCCCGGCACTCCTTACCCAGGTGTACTCAGAAGAATGGGACACGCATTACGTGAGTGTTTCGTACGGCGGCACGCTCTACCTCATTCGAGAGCAATTTTTCGTGATTCTTATCTTAGGCGCTGTCATCACTCTTTTGCTCTCTTTGGCTATTTTTAGTTTTCTTTCTGACTCGCGCAAAAGGCATTACTGGAACACTATTTTAGCCATGTGGTGGCTCCCTGCTATCTTAGGGGTACTGAGCGTGTGTAGCGTGTTCGTTGCAACACAACTTACCGCTCTTTTTTTTCTTATCCGCTTTGGCACGCACACATCAACAGGTGCATTACCGCTTCTTGCACTCATAGTAAAGCACAGCATCGCAATTGCACTCTCGTGCGTGTGCATGGCAAACAGCAAGACAATCAGAGATTCCATGTTGCACAACGGATTTATCGGAGGATATCTTGCAAGCACACTCTGTCTGTTGTACGCGGTCCTTTTTTCTGTTATCGATTTTTCACTCTCAGCAGTCTTCGCTCTAGAGTATGCGCTCTCGCTTGTCTTCTTTAGCGCACAGAGAAAGACTACACGACGGATAATGCTTGCAATGATGTTTCTTCTCTTCGCTCCCTTCCTTTACGCATACTTAAAGAACAGTGCGGTTACCGCGCCGTTATCCTTCCACCAAAGCAACGTATTTTTTGCACTCGGTTGTGTTCCGTTTATGCTTTTTATGCTCACTCTCTTTTTTGAACGGGAAAAATCCCACCCTCGCATCCCCTTCATACGTAGGAGAAACCTTCTGCTTTCTGGTGCATTACTGACTGTGCTCGTTATCAACGGTGTGCTCTGGAGCGTTTCACTGTCAAGCACGCGTATCCCACAGGAAATTACCGCATGCTATCGCATTAGTGAGAGGGGGCTCACCCTTTCGCTTCACTCTCCACTGCCCATTCCTCGGCATATACGTGCACGCACACACGCGCGGCTGTCCACGGCGGAAATACAAAAGGCACAGGATCACCTCCAGATCTCCATGGACTCTCGCAGTTACTTTGGCGGACGCATCAACGTCCTGGAGGTGCGCTCTCAGTTGCGCGCGCAGGCAATCGAACTGCGCATCACCTCTCCACACGGAACTGCTGCGTACGAAGCAGATAGGCCTTTTACGCGTTTGGAGCAGGGATCTGTGGTACGGTTCATATCGCAGGCGCGCCCACCACTCCCCTTTACGGTAACATTCTCAGGTGACCAAAACAGCACTATGCAAGTGCAGGCAACGGTGTGGACGTACGATAACCCCCTGCAGGACGCACCCCCTGTCATGCAGGATACAACGGTGCGGTTTATCCCTATGTTCGAGTTGACGCGTGACGTGCTCTTTCCATCCCCTTCGTCGCAGGGAGTTCATGCGACCCCAGAGAAGAACGCATGTATCCGTGACGAGACCGTTCCAAATCTGCAAGAATAAGGGGTAAGAGAGTTTCCATAACGTACGCACCACCCTCTATGGTGTAGTGGATGCCGTCTTTGTGCATCACGTGTACCCAACGGCCGTGCGTGTCCCTTATCGCGCTTGCATATGTTCCGTGTACACCGGGTACAATTGGTTTGAGGGAGTAATAGCGCACCCGCTGCGGATCGTATTGCGCCACTACTTTCTTTTGTACGTGCTCGATGTACACAAGCTTCTCATTCAACTGTTTGTTACGTGTCTCTGGCATACCCAACAGATACACCTTCGGTACTGTGTGCAGAATAATATTCAAACAGGCGCGCATTTTTTGCTCATACGCGCGTTCCCAGCGTGCAGTTTTCGTCACACACAAAGAGCCATCCGCATCATAAAAATTTTGATAGTCATTCATACCAAATGCCATAATTACCGCTGCATATGGTTCTTGTTGGGTGTGCGTATCCAGGAGCGCGAGAAATTTTCGTGGCCAGTGGTAATAATCGGTCCGCACAAAACCAGAAGAACTAACCGTCACTTCTTGAATCTGCACGTGCGAAGACGTCCCTAGCACCTGCAACGCACCGCCGGTAAGGTAACGCATTTGGGAATCTCCACACATCAAAATACGAAGCGCTGTACGCGAAAAGACACGTGCGGGAGCAGTTGTTTTTCTTTCCGCAACAGAATCGTTAACCGCCACCCCCGGAGGGGAAACGGCCACGGCCTCCTGTAAGACAGGAGAAGGCACAGACTCCGCCAGGGCAGCAGCTGGCTCATAAGAGCGTTGCTCGCAGTGATAAAACGTATCTTCCCACTCCGGATGCTGTATCAAACCTGTCGCATGCAAAAAACTCTCGCGCAAAAGAGGAAATACCGTATCTATTCCCCACTGTTCTGCAGTGTGCATGAGCGGATCTACGAATGCAAGGTAGATGTTTTTCACGCTCTTGTGCCGTATGTACACGGCAGGATGGCGCAACGCCGGACCGAGAAATGGCGTCCACAGGCTCAGCGTAAGTATGCAAAAAAGCAGTACCTGATTCGCACTGTACCGACCCTTATTACTACATATTCCCCGTGCACACCTTTGCAATATAACACGCACTGTTGTCATCATAGCCCCTTCGCTAAAAACTATAATAAATAAAGGGCGCAATACCTGATGGAGTCATAACCGACAGTACAAAGAAAAAGAACGCCGCACACAAAGCCTTTACGGGTAAGGGCACTGCGCAGTAGCAAGCAAACGCGCGCGCACGCGTACGATCTGAAGGGAGTTGTACACACAGTGCACACAGCGCGAGCAACGCGGTAAATGGCGTGATAACTTGGAATGGCCCATGCCAACTTCCTCGGAACAGCAAGGTAACGTACCGCCACACTTCTGCAAAAGACGGTGCGCGAAAAATAAGCCATCCAACACTGACAAAAAGAAACAATGCACTGACGCGTATACACCGCATAGCACGCGCTTTCCATCTTCCCATCACACTACTTGATCCAAAGGCATTCGCACCGTTCACCCGTCTTTTTTCCCTATACACCCGCTCAATTACCAAAGCCACACCCTGCGCCATACCCCACAACAGAAACGTCAAGCGTACGCCATGCCAGAGACCTGCGATCAGCATGGTAAAAAAAAGTGCACACACCGTTCTTTTGATCCCAAAACGTGAACCCCCAAGTGAGAAATACAAATACTCTTTCAACCATTGAGAAAAGGAAATATGCCAGCGTCTCCAAAATTCAGTAACTGACTGAGATATGTAAGGGCGTTTGAAGTTCGCCGGTGTTTCAAACCCAAAAAGCAACCCAACTGCAATTGCCAGGTCACTGTACCCAGAAAAATCGCAGTATAAAACCGCACTGTAACTGATGAGGCCAAAGAGCAACTCGGTGCTACTGTATGCGGAAGGAAGCGTAAAAATTTTATCAGTCACAAGTATAGAAAGAAAATCTGCAAAAATAACTTTCTTGACCAACCCCGTGTACAGTAATACCACCGCACGATCAAAGTGGATAGGACGATCTAAGGGGCTTTCACCAGCGCGCAAATTGTGCGGCAGACGTGTAAAAAAATGCGATGCGTTTGCAATAGGTCCTGAAATCATTTGAGGAAAAAAAGACACATACAAAAGCACACGTGCAAACGGCTCTCTTCTGCGTATCTTGCACAGATACACGTCAAACACATAGCTCATACATTTGAATGTACAGTACGAAATACCCACTGGGTGCCATATATTCCAGTCTTTTACATGTTGGTGCCATGTGTGCTGCGCAAAATATGCAGGAGCAAATGCACGCACGAGCGAGAGCATATCAGAGAAATGTTTAAAAAGACAAAAGAAAAGTATCTGCAACAAGGTACCCGCAATGAGCAGGACTTTTCTCCATAAGAAACTTTTCTGCATGAGTATGAGCAACCCACAGCTGTAGGCTAACGCACTTAAAACGAGATACGGAATGCAGAAGCGAATATCAAAAGCTGCAATAGCAAGAAAGTTTGCTACAAGCAGCACAACGACCCGCTGCGTCGCGGTGCGGAAAACGTACCAATACAGGATAAAAAAAATAAACAGAAAAGCAGCCGGCGAAAGGAGAGAAAAAAACATAAGAGCACTTTATCAAGTTGGTATAAACCGCCTAGGGAAAGTCAGCAGGTTTATTTGCCATCTTCCGCTGAATCTCAGCTGCCCTGTCAGGAGGCATAAGAGAAAGCCAATACGGCACAAGAGAGTTAACACCCCTTTGCCGAGCGGCCGCATCCACCATACGAAACACTTCAATCACATCTTGATCATCAGTTTTCAGCAGAATCTTTACCGCACTCTCCGGAGGCATACCACTGACGTATTCTGCAATCTTACGCACATTCCCGCGACGCTCGTTTGTCTCCGCAACAAGCAAGTTGTAGGATTTCTCCTTATCCTCAAGCGCGCGCAGACGCTCATCCAACTCCTGAGAAACCCTTTCGTGATCCTTTTCCTTTTCCTGTAGCTCAGCGTCCTTTTTATCTAATTCCTCTGCACGCTCCCCGAGCGCCTCAAGACGCTTGGCATAACGATCCGCATCCAAATCCGGATCAGCAGTCGACACAACTCCCTCCGGCACCGAACGTCCAAAAAGACGGTACAACGGAGAAATCGCCCGCTTTGCATCGAGGACTCCTAAATAATCAAACCAAATAAAACCTGCCAATATGAGCAAAAGAATAAGCGCAAGCAGCGCCACTATCTTTGCCATCGTCCTCGAGTTTCTGCGCACCAGTTACCTCCCGCACCTGAGTGCCGCCGGCAGTATACGTGCCCTCTCTGAGAAAGACAACGTTTGAGCCACCACCCCCTACATTACCCCGACAATCTGTAACGTCTGCTGAGAAAGTGCAGTAACCTGCGAGAAATCTCCTGCCGCTATTGACTGCGCCGGTACCATCCAACTGCCCCCACAGGCGAGCACCCGAGGATGCGCCACATACTCAGCAAGATTATTAAGATGAATTCCCCCCGTAGGCACAAAACGCACCGCCGTGTAGGGACGTGCGAGCGCACTCATCATTGCCGTACCTCCCAAAAGCTCAGCGGGGAAAAACTTTACTACCGAAATACCAAACTCAAGCGCACGCTCAATTTCTGTTGCAGATGCTATCCCCGGTATGATCGGAACGCCATGCCCCAAACAGTGCGCAACAACCCGCGGATTAAAACCGGGACTGACCACAAACTGCGCACCTGCTGCCTGCGCCTGCTGCGCCTGCTCTACCGTCAGTACGGTTCCTGCACCAAGTAACACATCAGCACATTCCTGACGGATTGCCGCAATCGCCTCCGCAGCAACCAACGTTCGAAATGTTACTTCCATACACCTGATACCACCTGTTATCAAGGCGCGTGCAAGCGGCACTGCGTCTTCCACGCGCTCAAGCGTCACCACCGGAATGACGCGCACACGCTCAAGCGCTTCGAAAATCGTAATCACAATTCCCTCCTCTTGCCCGCGGACATCTTTTCAGACACCACATGCAGTGCACCCGCCTAAGCTAATGTCCTTTATGATCAAAAATCAAGATCTGCGTATAACACCAATCAACAGGAAAACGCTATAGCGCACGACAGCACGTGCGCAAAAAGGCGCGCGTACGCGCATCTAAAAACGGCGCGAGCGTTACATACACCCGTAGGTGATAGGCATTCAGCCACGCAATATCTTCATCGTGCAATCGTTCTCGCACGAGCGGCCGCGTGTCAATTGGACACAGCGTTGCAGTTTGAAATCCATAGAAACTTCGGCATCGTGACGGTTGCATCCTATCTGCACCCGTACACTCACGCGCCGCCGCGTTCTCCTCCTTTCCCTCCCCTCCTTCCTTCCACACACACTGCGCGTCAGACTCATGCGCCTGTACCACCCACATAAGATTTTCTATGCGCACGCCATGAGAGCCAGCCACATACACCCCAGGCTCATTGGAAAGGAGCATACCCGGGCGCAGCTGCCACGCCGCCTCCTCAGAAAAAAAGGGAGGATCTCCCGTGTGCTCTGCCCCAATGCCTCGTGCAGTTCCTCCTCTCCCGGGAGCACTCGGAGAAATACTATAGGGACCCTCATGCACTGAAAGACAAAAACCCACCCCATGCCCCGTCCCATGTGGGTAGTCTCGTCCCTGTGCCCACAGCGGAGCCCGGGCAATTCCGTCGAGCACCGCCCCACTGGTCCCTGCAGGAAAGCGCGCACGCGCAAGCGCACTGTGCGCCTGCAATACCAGCGTGTAGTCTGCACGCTGCACATCTGTCAAAGGACCGAGAGCCAGCGTGCGCGTCACATCGGTGGTACCCTCACGATAATGCGCGCCAGAATCCAATAATAAAAAACCACGCGCGCGAAGCAGTGCTGCCGTTTGACCCGCAGCAGGGTGTAAAGCTGAAAAACGCACGGGGCGGTAATGCACCATTGCTGCGTTCGCCCCGTATCCTGCAATGGTGTGAAAGCTTTCTTCAATGAAAGACGGAGACACCGCCCGGGCAGCACGTACAAACTCCGCTACAGCGCATTCATCAACGTCTGCACCCACGTCAAGCTGCTGGTACACCCACTGCAGCGTTTTTACCAGCGCAATCCCATCCTGTATCATTGCCTGGTGCACATTGGCTCGCTCGGTGTCGTTCTTTAATGCTTTGAGCGCTACAGTTGGCAAAAGTCCACGACAAACGGAGAAGCACATGGTCTGTCCCCGCTCCTCTTTGTTCTCCTTTTCTTTCCCTGCTGCCAGAGCGTCGCGTGCAGACTGCAACGCACATGCACTTTTCCCACCTCTGCTGGTCTCAGTACCATCCTCTTCTATGCCCAGCACAGAAGATAACGAACCGGAAGGAGCGGATCGTTCCACCTGCGGTCTACACACCTGCGGCGATGCACGAAAGAGATCCACCAGTGCAGCACACGAACGCTCAAAGTCCAACAACACCACTGGCGTTCTGCCTGCCACTTCCTGCACTCCTGCTCTTCCTTTCCCCACAGCATGTACCGTCGGTTCCTGATCCGCACAGCGCGCACACACCTGATCAAAAAAAGTATCGTACGGCATACACTCAACGCCCTGCGCATACAAAGCTTGATGCAATGCAGAAGAAATTTTGCGCATATCCACATAAAGAAAGGCACGGGTGTGCGTGACGACCATGTATGCCACCAACAGCGGTGTACACGGCACATCGTGTGCGCGCACATTGGTGAGCCAGCACACATCATCCAATGTGGACAACACCGTTGCATCACAGCTGCGTGCACTGAGCGCTGCGCGCAGTTGGGTGAGCTTTTGCGCCGCACTCAACCCCGTGTAGCGCTCATCCAACAAAAACGCAGGGGAAGGAACTACGGAAACGCGATGCTCCTGCGGTAGCAGGAGCGCCCCATCAAAGTCTAGGCGAAGCGATACATCCACAAGCTCCTGCTGAAACTGCTCCCATACAGCCGCAGAAATCGTACGGCCATCCACTGCGAGCGTTCCCCCTCCGTGCCCAGGCCCGGATGAAAAAGCACGGAGTTCTGTACGCAAAAGCTCAGTTACCCGAGGTACGCCCGCCTGCCCTGTACGAAAAAGGCACACTTCACATGCCGACAGCTCACGCTCAGCCTGGATAAAATACCGTCCATCTGTCCACAAAAACGCACGTTGTGCGGTCACCACCACTATTCCTGCAGAGCCTGTAAATCCAGAAAAATATTCACGCGCACCATCTATCTGCCCATGCGCGTTCTCACCGGAGATATAACAAATATCTACCCCTTGCGCACGCATCAGCGAACGCAGGGCACTCAGGCGCCCCCGCACCCCATCCATCGCCTTCTCTCCTCTGAACACAGAAACACCCCGCGAACACACGGCCACAGCAGAATGCCCATGCCGCTTACCTAGTGGAATCACACTACGCAGAACACCGATTCAATTCTAGTGACTCAAAATCACTAACCCATCCGGTAACTCGTTGGAACTTTTTTTCTGAGGTGGCATCCGCGTAGCGAGCACCTGTTCCACACGGGTAAGTGCCTCACATAAGGCGTCCGCTGCACGACGCGAGCGCAACCCCGCAGTAATTATTTGACACAGTTCAGTCCATTCACGGGCAGGCACGTACGCGCTCACCCCCACGTCTGCGAGCACCAGCACACGCCGCTCCAACACAGAAATAAAGATGAGAATCCCCGTGCGATTGCGCGTATTGCACACACCACTTTCCACAAAGTGGCGCACCGCGCGCGCATAGCTCTTTTGCTGCTTGAGAGGTCCCGGTACCAGCGCGCGATCCACCCACGGAATGTTTGCGATAAAGAAAAAAAGTACACACGCTGCCACACTCGACGCTACCATAAACGCCGGCATATACCACGATGGCGGCGCCCAAAAGAAACGCGCAAACGCTTGTTCAAGCACCGACACCATGCTCAGCTGAACGCAAAAACAGGCGCCAGCAAGTACGAGTGCGAAAAACAGCTCATAGACCGAGTACGAATCACTTTCCTTGATAAGAGCGAGCGCCACCTCTCCGTCAGTGTGTCCTTCGACACGAGCCACCGTACGTTGGATACGCAGCAGTCCTGCAGAGTCCAGTCCTAACCGAGCAGCAAAACGGGGAATATGAAAAGCGCCCGACGCGTCCTCCTCCCGCCTCGGGTCATCGCCACCGTGCGCGCCATCCACACGAGGGACAGGATCGGCACAAAAAGACCCACGAACCCCCTTACTCCCCACGAGCCATGAGAGAAGATCACCGATCCTACGCAAAGAAAACCACACCGCTCTTGGCGCGGCAACGCACACACTCAAAACCGAACGCGAGGCGCAGCAACAGCCCCCTCATGTGCCGTAAAGTACGGGCGGGAGCTGAAATTACCCCAACGCGCCACCGCACTGCGTGGGAAAGAACGGATATAGGCGTTGTATTCCTGGACGGCGCGATTGTAGCGCGTCCGCTCCACAGAGATACGATTTTCAGTTCCTTCAAGCTGACTTTGCAACGCAAGAAAACTCTCGTTTGCGCGCAAGGCAGGATACTGCTCGCTGACAAGCAACAAACGCCCGAGTGCACCGCCTATTTCTGCTTGGACACGCTGAAACCGAGCAAACTTTTCCGGATCAGAGAGTGCGCTTTCACCCACCTGCATAACGCCACCGGCACGCGAACGCGCTTCCGCAACACGCTTCAGCGTATCCGACTCATGTTCTGCATAACCCTTGACCGTCGAGACCAAGTTGGGGATCAGATCTAAGCGCCTCTGCAGGACCGCCTCTACCTGACTCCAGGCACTTTTGACAGCCTCATCAAGCGAGATCATACGGTTATAGCTCCCCGCGAAGAGGCGATATACCACCAACAGGAAAGCCAATGAGACGCCCACACCAATGAGCGTACCCCTTAAACCTTTACTCACAGACACACCGACCCCCGCACGCGCCCAGCAAAACGAAGACAAACAAGCACATCCCACCGCCGCTCTTCTTAGATCTACGGTTGCGGTTGCTGGAGAATTTTCTCCACGGCCCGAATTATTGCCTCGCTAGTGGAAGTTGCCTCACTCACCACATCGACATCGGTAGACTGAGCCCCTACAATTGCCGCCGAGACACCCTCTACCGCCCAGGAGGCATAAGGATCATCGTCGCTGTGCCCCACGACGGTGACAGCTTCAATCCTACCCTGCGAGATTGTCACCCTCAAACTTAGCTTTCCGTTGTGACCCTGCGCGCTAGCCTCATAGACGCCGTCCTTCATCTCTGCAGGAGAACACTTCCGCGCCTTTGCACGCGTAGTCCTCTCCGTGTGCGCACGCCTCGTGTGCCTGACCATGTGAGACGCGCCCAAGACGAACGCAACGAAGGACACAGCAACCGCCGCGGAGCACAACGCGCAAGCACCCTTCCGCTTTCCCAACGCCTTGCGGACACGCAGCAACGCGTACGTGGCAAAAATGACGGTATACAACACGTAGGAGACGACACTCGGGATATACCCCCTCAAAGCGGTCGGTAGGAGGATAAAGGAAAGGTGCACATACGTAAGCCCGTAAAAGAGATATGCAAGGCGTTGCACACGCTTCCATGTCTTTGCGCCCATGCGCCTGCGCACTACCTTGAAAGACGTTACCGCCAAAATGCTCATCAAAAGAACGAGGACCATGCTGACAGCACCCGCGACAAGAAACCCTGTAGACAAATCCCCGGTACTCCCGCACAGACGCACCAGGTAGTCCCTTCCATGCGCGATGTTATGCCCGAGAGTGAGAATCGCCGCGGTGATGGCCAGTTCCGCACGCAACCCCATGACACGCTGCTTGAGCAAACCGTTCTTCAGCACACTCGCGCACATCACAAATGTAAAGATCGCGGTGGAAAAACTCGCACTCGTCAGCGGATGCAGAAGCACACGCACGCCAAAATTCCCCTTGGTTGCGCCGCTCCACACGACACAGACAACCGCAACACTGACACACGCACTGCCGAGGTAGCAGACAGACGCGTACTTTTTAATCTGTTTGTGCAGCGCGCACACAAGCACGTACACCGCAACCAAGGAAAACAATGCAGACATTCTCGCTCCTCGTAGCTTACAAGATATTTACAGACGGAACAGAAACAAAGCGTGTCCACGCTTCAAAAGCCAAACACGCTTAAGACACACGGGATAGGACACCCCTCTTCTACTGGGCCACTACCTTCGCACGCACAGAACCGAATTCCTTGAACCTAACCTCAACCGTGTACTCAGTGCCGGGAGTGAAATCCGCAGAGAGGACATTCTGCCCCAAGCTCACCGCTTGATCGCTGACAAGCTTAGGCTGTCCATCGGCAAACACGTCAACTGCAGCATCCATCAGAGTCTCCGCGTCCGCGCCCCCTATGGTCAGCACCTTCCCCTTCAACCCAATATCGATGTTCCCCTCGTACTTGGGAAGGAAGCGCACATCAGCAACTACGTCCCTATACCCGTTCGCAATCAAAGTCAGCCTGTAGTATCCCGGCCCTGAACCTTTAAACCGATCGAACCCATAGTTGATACCACACGAAATGCGGGGCACTCTTCCTGTCTTCCACCAGGAGTCAGCAGAGTGCTTGGTGCCATAACTCGCCATCAGATTGGTGTAGCTCGCGTCATCACCGTAGTAGTCGTAGCGGACCGTGTTGAAGTTCATCACATAGTCGATGAACTCACGGTGCGACAGCTCAGAGCCATCAGCCCTTTTCAGCATCACAGAAGCCTCTGCGTCCGAACCAAAACGGCTGTGGTAACCGGTACCCACCGTGTCTACCACAAGGTCGTGCGGGCTCTCCATGCTGCTTACCTTACGTGCAGAAAAACTATCCTCAGTGAGCATTGTCTTAAGGCCGTTGGTATTCTCCGTAACGCGGGAGTCTTCCACGAAGTGAAACTTCTCCTTTGCAATCCCTTTTAATTCATGAGGAACCGCAACTGGGACAAACTTCATACCGTGAACCTTTACGTTCGTAATCTTGTATTCCTCGCTGTCAACCATGAAGGAACTCGCGCGATCCGCCAACGCTACTGCACCCTCGACTGCTTCAAACTTAATCTCCCCGTCCTCTCCCAAATCCTGAAATGACGCAGAGGCACGCACCATCTTAGTAACGCTTGGGTCAGTCTCGTACTCCCACTTTTTTCTTCCCCTGCTGTCTTCGGTCTCCTGCTTCGAGAGAACCTTTTCGCCCAATACCTCAACCGCGTACTGAAATTGCTGACGGAACGCGCCATGCCCGTGGGTTGCGCGAGAAACTGCATCGAACATGCCTGCGTCGAGATCCCCCGCGCGGTCCGCCTCGGCATTACCCGCCAAAAGCACGTCCCTACTCTGCCCCAACTCCCCGGCCCAGTAGTCCGCATAGCTTAGCGTCGCATAGCCATAGTGCGTCTCATGATGAGACGAGCCACAGCCTACAACCAACAACTGCAGCGCTCCGGCAGAAAGTAGTGCGTATTTCACTTTCACGATTACACCTCCGTATAGAGGGCCTGAGTATAGGCACGCCCCACAGGGATTGTCAACGTCTTATGCAGAGCACAC
Proteins encoded in this region:
- a CDS encoding penicillin-binding Tp47 domain A-containing protein, yielding MKVKYALLSAGALQLLVVGCGSSHHETHYGYATLSYADYWAGELGQSRDVLLAGNAEADRAGDLDAGMFDAVSRATHGHGAFRQQFQYAVEVLGEKVLSKQETEDSRGRKKWEYETDPSVTKMVRASASFQDLGEDGEIKFEAVEGAVALADRASSFMVDSEEYKITNVKVHGMKFVPVAVPHELKGIAKEKFHFVEDSRVTENTNGLKTMLTEDSFSARKVSSMESPHDLVVDTVGTGYHSRFGSDAEASVMLKRADGSELSHREFIDYVMNFNTVRYDYYGDDASYTNLMASYGTKHSADSWWKTGRVPRISCGINYGFDRFKGSGPGYYRLTLIANGYRDVVADVRFLPKYEGNIDIGLKGKVLTIGGADAETLMDAAVDVFADGQPKLVSDQAVSLGQNVLSADFTPGTEYTVEVRFKEFGSVRAKVVAQ